In one window of Onychomys torridus chromosome 5, mOncTor1.1, whole genome shotgun sequence DNA:
- the Abt1 gene encoding activator of basal transcription 1, which yields MKAAELVEHQHQAPMEGESQEEAELNAEAAEEPEEPEEEACNSSKKKKKVVPGIVYLGHVPPRFRPLHVRNLLSAYGEVGRVFFQAEDRFVRRKKKAAAAAGGKKAAKYSKDYTEGWVEFRDKRIAKRVAASLHNTPMGARRRSPFRYDLWNLKYLHRFTWSHLSEHLAFERQVRRQRLRAEVAQAKRETDFYLQSVERGKRFLAPDGDAARPNSSWTFAQRPTEQELRARKAARPGGRERARLANAQDQARSNRGLLARIFGAPPPAESKEEL from the exons ATGAAAGCCGCGGAGTTGGTGGAGCACCAGCACCAGGCGCCGATGGAGGGAGAGTCgcaggaagaggcagagctgaATGCAGAGGCGGCGGAGGAGCCGGAGGAGCCCGAGGAAGAGGCTTGCAACAgcagcaagaagaagaagaaggttgtGCCGGGTATTGTGTACCTGGGACACGTCCCGCCGCGATTCCGGCCTTTGCACGTACGCAACCTGCTCAGCGCCTACGGTGAAGTGGGACGCGTTTTCTTCCAGGCCGAGG ACCGCTTTGTGAGACGCAAAAAGAAGGCAGCAGCGGCCGCGGGAGGAAAAAAAGCAGCTAAATACAGCAAGGACTATACAGAAGGCTGGGTGGAATTCCGTGACAAGCGCATAGCCAAGCGAGTGGCAGCCAGTCTGCATAACACGCCCATGGGTGCCCGCAGGCGCAGTCCCTTCCGTTATGACCTGTGGAACCTCAAG TATTTGCATCGTTTTACTTGGTCCCATCTCAGCGAACACCTTGCCTTTGAGCGCCAGGTACGCAGGCAGCGCCTGAGAGCAGAGGTCGCCCAAGCAAAGCGAGAGACTGACTTCTATCTTCAAAGTGTAGAACGGGGAAAACGCTTCCTTGCACCTGATGGAGATGCTGCTCGCCCGAATAGCTCCTGGACCTTTGCTCAGCGTCCCACTGAGCAGGAGCTAAGAGCCCGGAAGGCAGCACGGCCAGGAGGGCGGGAACGAGCTCGGCTGGCGAATGCCCAGGACCAGGCCCGATCCAACAGGGGGCTCCTCGCCAGGATCTTTGGAGCCCCTCCACCTGCTGAGAGCAAGGAAGAGCTGTAG